A single window of Amyelois transitella isolate CPQ chromosome 17, ilAmyTran1.1, whole genome shotgun sequence DNA harbors:
- the LOC106134744 gene encoding fatty-acid amide hydrolase 2, with amino-acid sequence MALSKIIVFIRTYIDMFIDFVFGLYWEGKRRPIPDLEKKHRFLSDSAVSLAAKIRNRELKSEELVNACIERIKIVNPIINAVTDERFEDALKEAREIDLQIAGGLPKDYFEGRPFLGVPFTVKECTAVQGMLITIGLISRRHTRADEDSECVRLLRQAGAIPLAVTNVPEGLLWQESRNMLYGQTKNPYHTGRTTGGSSGGEGALCAALGSPISLCSDLGGSTRMPAMYCGLYALNPTAGHTNLKGLAMRTGKEPTMGAIGFVSKHCEDLAPLTKIVAGDKARELNLDRRVDVKNIKVYYVESTQDPLVSPISAELRQTMKKAITTLSDVSSHPPKQYYHEGFNHMFTLWKYWMTKEPEKFRWFVKNNREEANGWVELAKKLVGQSEHTISAILKVLDDQIMPVADAKWAESMTSDTKNDIVRTLGADGVLLFPSVSHVAPYHYSLLLRPYQASHWSVFNALQLPSAQVPLGLNKDGIPLGIQVVAAPKQESLCLAVADYLGKQIGGYVPPCKINQ; translated from the exons ATGGCGTTAAGCAAAATTATAGTGTTCATCCGGACATATATAGACATGTTTATAGACTTTGTGTTCGGATTGTATTGGGAGGGGAAACGGCGACCCATCCCGGATTTGGAAAAGAAGCACAGATTCCTGTCAGACAGTGCTGTGTCGCTTGCAGCCAAAATTAGAAATAGGGAGTTGAAGTCTGAGGAGCTGGTCAACGCTTGTATTGAACGGATAAAAATA GTGAATCCGATCATTAATGCAGTCACTGACGAACGTTTTGAGGACGCCCTGAAGGAGGCTCGTGAGATTGACCTGCAAATTGCTGGAGGCCTACCCAAAGACTACTTTGAGGGGCGCCCATTTTTAG GCGTCCCGTTCACTGTGAAGGAATGCACTGCAGTCCAAGGCATGCTGATCACTATCGGATTGATCTCCCGTCGTCACACACGCGCTGATGAGGACTCGGAGTGTGTCCGGCTTTTACGACAAGCTGGTGCTATACCATTGGCTGTCACCAACGTGCCTGAAGGTCTACTATG GCAAGAATCCCGTAACATGTTGTACGGTCAGACCAAGAACCCGTACCACACTGGTAGGACCACCGGGGGCTCCAGCGGCGGCGAGGGAGCCCTATGCGCGGCCCTAGGCTCGCCCATATCTCTAT GTTCTGACCTCGGCGGTTCAACCCGTATGCCTGCGATGTACTGTGGCTTGTACGCGCTGAACCCCACCGCGGGTCACACCAATTTGAaag GACTGGCCATGAGAACTGGGAAGGAACCCACTATGGGCGCGATCGGCTTCGTCTCCAAACATTGTGAGGATCTGGCGCCGTTGACCAAAATCGTGGCTGGCGACAAGGCCAGGGAACTGAATCTTGATAGACGTGTCGATGTcaag aaCATCAAAGTTTATTATGTTGAGTCGACCCAAGATCCACTTGTGAGCCCCATCAGCGCAGAATTGAGGCAGACCAtgaaaaa GGCCATAACCACACTATCGGATGTATCTTCACACCCACCCAAACAATACTACCACGAGGGTTTCAACCACATGTTCACACTATGGAAGTACTGGATGACGAAGGAACCAGAGAAGTTCAGATGGTTCGTCAAGAACAATCGTGAGGAAGCCAATGGATGGGTTGAGTTGGCTAAGAAG cTTGTAGGACAATCTGAGCACACGATCTCTGCCATTTTGAAAGTACTGGATGATCAAATAATGCCGGTGGCGGACGCGAAGTGGGCAGAATCGATGACAAGCGACACGAAGAATGATATAGTG CGCACACTAGGCGCAGACGGCGTGTTATTGTTCCCCAGCGTATCCCACGTGGCTCCCTACCACTACTCCCTGCTGCTGCGACCCTACCAGGCCTCCCACTGGAGCGTCTTCAACGCACTGCAACTGCCTTCAGCTCAG GTACCACTCGGTCTGAATAAGGATGGCATTCCACTAGGCATCCAAGTGGTAGCGGCTCCGAAGCAAGAGTCATTATGTCTAGCAGTGGCAGACTACCTCGGCAAGCAGATAGGTGGATACGTACCACCTTGTAAGATAAACCAGTGA